The following are encoded together in the Acidicapsa ligni genome:
- a CDS encoding CPBP family intramembrane glutamic endopeptidase: protein MSGAEDGADEKPVSETSATTAEDLHFNRPLERFEVITPPAQVHEPFEMNGPLFAMEAPHALLPIRHPNFADASLFLLMLLMGFLVASGALAFALHFHLWGLHSFAQAQNSTVIALSTQVLIYVVGVGAAIPFFTMVWGRGFFPGIHWHGATAFRLRARLVLTAAFCNVLAMLGNLVLPFPKEAPIDKLFGSQSDAWMLLVFGVTIAPFFEEMIFRGFLLPALATAWDWCHERLTGALPRGLDAEGNPIWSMPAMIFAALAVSAPFALMHSAQVAKSWGPLSLLYCISLVLCAVRLTTKSLAASTLVHSTYNFFLFAVMLVETSGFRHLNKM from the coding sequence ATGAGTGGTGCTGAAGATGGAGCGGACGAGAAGCCGGTTTCAGAAACGAGTGCGACTACGGCTGAGGATCTTCATTTCAATCGCCCGTTAGAGCGGTTCGAAGTAATTACGCCGCCTGCGCAGGTGCATGAGCCGTTCGAGATGAACGGGCCGCTTTTTGCGATGGAAGCTCCGCATGCGTTGTTGCCTATTCGTCATCCTAACTTTGCGGATGCATCGCTGTTTTTGTTGATGCTGCTGATGGGCTTTCTGGTGGCTTCGGGCGCACTGGCGTTTGCGCTGCACTTTCATCTCTGGGGTCTGCATAGCTTTGCCCAGGCACAGAACAGTACCGTGATTGCTCTGAGTACACAGGTGCTTATTTATGTTGTGGGCGTTGGTGCGGCGATTCCGTTTTTCACGATGGTTTGGGGTCGTGGTTTTTTCCCGGGCATTCACTGGCATGGAGCAACCGCATTTCGATTGCGAGCGCGGTTGGTATTGACAGCAGCTTTTTGTAATGTGCTGGCGATGCTGGGGAATCTCGTGCTTCCCTTTCCTAAGGAAGCTCCCATCGACAAGCTATTTGGATCGCAGTCGGATGCGTGGATGCTGCTTGTCTTTGGTGTGACGATTGCGCCGTTTTTTGAAGAGATGATCTTTCGCGGATTTCTGTTACCGGCCTTAGCAACGGCGTGGGATTGGTGCCATGAGCGCTTAACCGGTGCGTTGCCACGTGGGCTGGATGCGGAGGGCAATCCTATCTGGAGTATGCCGGCTATGATCTTTGCTGCGCTGGCAGTGAGTGCTCCGTTTGCGTTGATGCACTCGGCACAGGTGGCGAAATCATGGGGACCGCTGTCTCTGCTTTACTGCATCAGCCTGGTGCTATGTGCGGTAAGGTTGACAACGAAATCACTTGCGGCCAGTACGCTGGTGCATTCGACTTATAACTTTTTTTTATTTGCTGTGATGCTGGTAGAGACGAGTGGATTTCGGCATCTGAACAAGATGTAG
- the uvrA gene encoding excinuclease ABC subunit UvrA: MTITHISVRGARQHNLRDINVRIPRNTLTVVTGLSGSGKSSLAFDTIYAEGQRRYVETLSAYARQFLDQIERPDVDSIEGLSPAISIEQKTTSRSPRSTVGTITEIYDYLRLLYASIGTPHCPNCGHAISRQTAEQIVQRILQLGDGQRVVVMAPVVRGRKGEFRELLDQLEQQGFRARIDGEMRDLAETVTLDRRKNHTIEAVIDRIILKPGVEKRLEGSVAKALQMANGLVLVAGSTGASTNREEQLFSSSMACPDCGLDVPKLEPRSFSFNSTFGACPECHGLGSLYDFDPAKVITDWSKPLLDGGLGPGSASQYLLKLIHLAADRYKIDLKVPFEQLPNKHQHLLVYGPPRTEAPRTGFHGILSFLRDGMEDAKSDGYREYMMNFMSASTCPTCRGKRLRPESLAVKVGGLSISDFTALSLNRALTAARELKFTSREALIAERIRKEVVERLEFLAGVGLSYLSLDRNAATLSGGEGQRIRLATQIGSRLRGVLYVLDEPSIGLHQRDNMRLIDALTRLRDLGNTVLVVEHDEDTIRAADYVLDLGPGAGRLGGAVVAEGTPAEIMAAPDSLTGRYLSGETSIMHRAHPRALTGKWLVIEGAREHNLQDVTAKVPLGVMTVVTGVSGSGKSTLVNDILYRSLAKTIYSSREEPGNHDLLTGADQVDKVIRIDQSPIGRTPRSNPATYTQLFSPLRDLFAMLPESRERGYKPGRFSFNVAGGRCEACQGDGQRRIEMNFLPDVYVQCEVCNGKRYNQETLAVKFHGYSIAGILDLTIEDALEVLKDVPLLKQKLQTLVDVGLGYIHLGQSATTLSGGEAQRMKLARELSKRQTGRTLYLLDEPTTGLHFDDVRKLLEVLHRLADLGNSVIIIEHNLDVIRNADWLIDMGPEGGEDGGRIIAEGRPAQVAAVPGSFTGEFLAKYYAVNGLPEEAPADAIVVEVAEESVPAKAKKSAAKKAVARPAKKKAAKA; encoded by the coding sequence ATGACGATTACGCACATCTCGGTTCGAGGCGCACGGCAGCATAATCTGCGCGATATCAATGTTCGCATTCCGCGCAACACGCTCACGGTGGTTACGGGGCTGTCGGGCTCGGGCAAAAGCTCACTGGCGTTCGACACGATTTATGCCGAGGGGCAGAGGCGGTATGTGGAAACGCTGTCGGCGTATGCGCGGCAGTTTCTGGATCAGATAGAACGGCCGGATGTGGATTCGATCGAGGGGCTGAGTCCTGCGATCTCGATCGAGCAGAAGACGACGAGCCGCAGTCCGCGTTCGACGGTGGGAACGATCACGGAAATTTACGACTACCTGCGGCTGCTGTATGCGTCGATTGGAACTCCGCATTGCCCGAACTGCGGACATGCGATTTCGCGGCAGACAGCGGAGCAGATTGTGCAGCGCATTTTGCAGCTTGGAGATGGGCAGCGCGTGGTGGTGATGGCTCCGGTAGTGCGGGGGCGCAAGGGTGAGTTTCGCGAGCTGCTGGATCAGTTGGAGCAGCAGGGATTTCGCGCGCGGATCGATGGAGAGATGCGCGACCTGGCGGAGACGGTCACGCTGGACCGGCGCAAGAATCACACGATTGAAGCGGTGATCGATCGCATCATCCTGAAGCCGGGTGTAGAAAAGCGGCTCGAAGGTTCTGTGGCTAAAGCGCTGCAGATGGCGAATGGACTGGTGCTGGTCGCAGGCTCGACGGGTGCCTCAACGAATCGCGAAGAGCAGTTGTTCTCGTCGTCGATGGCTTGTCCCGATTGCGGTTTGGATGTGCCTAAGCTGGAGCCGCGCAGCTTCAGCTTCAACTCTACATTTGGCGCATGTCCGGAATGTCATGGGCTGGGCTCGCTGTATGATTTCGATCCGGCGAAGGTGATTACGGACTGGTCCAAGCCGCTGCTGGATGGCGGCCTTGGGCCGGGGTCTGCTTCGCAGTATCTGCTGAAGCTGATTCATCTCGCGGCAGATCGCTACAAGATCGACTTGAAGGTTCCGTTTGAGCAGTTGCCGAATAAACATCAGCATCTGCTGGTGTATGGGCCGCCTCGTACGGAGGCTCCACGCACGGGGTTTCACGGCATACTTTCGTTTCTGCGCGATGGCATGGAAGACGCGAAGAGCGACGGTTATCGCGAGTACATGATGAACTTCATGTCGGCATCGACTTGCCCGACTTGCCGCGGGAAGCGGTTGCGGCCTGAGTCGTTGGCGGTGAAGGTCGGTGGGTTGTCGATCAGTGATTTTACGGCGCTATCGTTGAATCGCGCGCTCACTGCTGCTCGCGAATTAAAGTTCACTTCGCGAGAGGCGTTGATTGCGGAGCGCATTCGCAAGGAAGTTGTGGAGCGGCTGGAGTTTCTGGCTGGTGTGGGACTGAGTTATCTTTCGCTGGATCGCAATGCGGCTACGCTCTCGGGTGGCGAGGGGCAACGCATTCGACTTGCGACGCAGATTGGTTCGCGTTTGCGTGGCGTGTTGTATGTGCTGGACGAGCCCTCGATTGGCCTGCATCAGCGCGATAACATGCGGCTGATCGATGCGCTTACGCGGCTGCGCGATCTGGGCAATACGGTGCTTGTTGTGGAGCATGATGAGGACACGATTCGCGCGGCGGATTATGTACTTGATCTTGGTCCTGGTGCGGGACGGCTTGGTGGTGCGGTTGTTGCGGAAGGCACTCCGGCAGAGATTATGGCTGCACCGGATTCGCTTACGGGGCGGTATCTTTCCGGCGAGACGAGCATCATGCATCGTGCTCATCCGAGAGCACTGACGGGCAAGTGGCTGGTGATTGAAGGCGCTCGCGAACATAACCTGCAGGATGTTACGGCGAAGGTTCCGCTGGGCGTGATGACAGTGGTGACGGGCGTGAGCGGCAGTGGCAAGAGCACGCTGGTCAACGACATCCTGTATCGTTCGCTGGCGAAGACTATTTATTCCTCGCGCGAGGAGCCGGGCAATCATGATTTGCTTACCGGAGCGGATCAGGTCGACAAGGTGATTCGCATTGATCAATCGCCGATTGGCCGCACGCCACGCTCGAATCCTGCGACGTATACGCAGTTGTTTTCACCACTGCGCGATCTGTTTGCGATGTTGCCGGAGTCGCGTGAGCGTGGGTATAAACCGGGGCGATTCAGCTTCAACGTTGCGGGTGGCCGTTGCGAGGCATGCCAGGGCGATGGGCAGCGGCGTATCGAGATGAACTTCTTACCGGATGTGTATGTGCAGTGCGAAGTCTGCAATGGCAAGCGGTATAACCAGGAGACACTGGCGGTCAAGTTCCACGGGTATTCGATTGCGGGGATTCTGGACCTGACGATTGAGGATGCGCTTGAGGTTTTGAAGGACGTTCCGCTGCTGAAGCAGAAGCTGCAGACGCTGGTCGATGTTGGGCTTGGGTACATTCACCTGGGGCAGAGTGCGACTACGCTTTCAGGCGGAGAGGCGCAGCGAATGAAGCTGGCGCGTGAGTTATCGAAACGGCAGACAGGGCGTACGCTTTACCTGTTGGATGAGCCGACGACCGGGTTGCATTTTGACGATGTGCGCAAGCTGCTTGAGGTGCTGCATCGGCTGGCGGATCTGGGAAATTCGGTGATCATCATCGAGCACAATCTGGATGTGATTCGCAATGCGGACTGGCTGATCGATATGGGACCAGAGGGTGGCGAGGATGGTGGACGCATCATCGCGGAGGGACGCCCGGCGCAGGTGGCTGCTGTGCCTGGATCCTTCACTGGAGAGTTTCTCGCGAAGTATTACGCTGTAAACGGATTGCCGGAAGAGGCGCCAGCGGATGCGATCGTTGTCGAAGTTGCCGAGGAGAGCGTTCCGGCGAAGGCGAAGAAATCCGCTGCGAAGAAAGCTGTGGCCAGGCCTGCAAAGAAGAAAGCGGCTAAGGCATGA
- a CDS encoding trypsin-like serine peptidase produces MNTFPRFAWPVVGSVLVLGLAHGSLFSQEAPKSASNPNVKLSADAARAVSEYWTPERMANAQPMPVPRSAPGTVRTNAELLAKPEPMVTGVGGLPTARRDVGDVEEENSTERFPLSQGEVSGEALEGITPDSTPFTYELPFNNYRAGINNEYPYTTIGKLFFTIPEGASEKAGDYVCSGSVALNNHTVLTARHCMFDIATGKWYGNWTFYPGWNNGSDASLGGGWKVNFAYTWTSNAPNWYWDIGFLSMHDSTGKGCGGDSGKVIGTYTGWLGYAYGGDYTQRQWNIFGYPQAAPFEGNYLYQDNGATGIVNPLGTSGIVEVGNSQTGGTSGGPWIIGFNPKNTTDPAPSNNLFPKSFNLANGVNSFKWTSPSEPLAINGAEFNSNNFWTLYQDYSKVACK; encoded by the coding sequence ATGAATACTTTTCCCCGCTTTGCATGGCCGGTCGTTGGCTCTGTGCTTGTACTTGGTCTTGCTCATGGTTCTCTGTTCTCTCAGGAAGCACCGAAAAGCGCGAGCAATCCAAATGTTAAACTCAGCGCGGATGCTGCTCGCGCGGTGAGCGAGTATTGGACTCCGGAACGAATGGCCAATGCTCAACCGATGCCGGTGCCTCGCTCGGCGCCAGGCACTGTCCGCACGAATGCGGAGCTACTGGCGAAACCGGAGCCGATGGTTACGGGTGTGGGTGGATTGCCGACAGCTCGTCGCGATGTTGGGGATGTTGAAGAGGAAAATTCGACGGAGCGCTTTCCGCTAAGCCAGGGTGAGGTCAGCGGAGAAGCTCTCGAAGGAATCACTCCGGACTCGACGCCGTTCACGTATGAACTGCCCTTCAACAACTACCGTGCAGGGATCAACAATGAGTATCCGTACACGACAATCGGTAAGCTCTTCTTCACGATTCCTGAAGGCGCAAGTGAGAAGGCCGGCGACTATGTGTGCTCTGGCTCTGTGGCATTGAACAACCATACGGTGCTCACGGCACGGCATTGCATGTTCGATATCGCGACTGGCAAATGGTATGGCAACTGGACGTTTTATCCGGGCTGGAACAATGGCAGCGACGCGAGCCTGGGCGGTGGATGGAAGGTGAATTTTGCGTACACCTGGACCAGCAACGCTCCTAACTGGTACTGGGACATTGGCTTTCTCTCGATGCATGACAGCACTGGCAAGGGTTGCGGCGGGGATAGCGGTAAGGTCATCGGCACTTACACTGGCTGGCTCGGTTATGCGTACGGCGGCGACTACACGCAGAGGCAGTGGAATATCTTCGGCTATCCGCAGGCTGCTCCTTTTGAAGGCAACTACCTTTACCAGGACAACGGCGCTACGGGCATTGTGAATCCCCTGGGCACGAGCGGAATTGTCGAGGTTGGCAATTCGCAAACTGGCGGGACGAGTGGCGGCCCGTGGATCATCGGCTTCAATCCGAAGAATACGACCGATCCTGCTCCATCGAACAATCTGTTTCCCAAGAGCTTCAATCTCGCGAACGGCGTGAACAGCTTCAAATGGACAAGTCCTTCGGAACCGCTTGCGATCAATGGAGCGGAGTTCAACAGCAACAACTTCTGGACTCTTTACCAGGACTACTCGAAGGTTGCCTGCAAGTAA
- a CDS encoding DUF4242 domain-containing protein, with the protein MPKFLIERNIPGAGKLSGEALQGISQKSCSVLRSLGPEIEWVESFVTDDKITCVYIAPNAEMIREHAQQGGFPADAVMEIRATISPATAQG; encoded by the coding sequence ATGCCGAAGTTCCTGATTGAACGGAATATTCCTGGCGCAGGAAAGCTTAGCGGCGAAGCATTGCAGGGCATCTCGCAGAAGTCGTGCAGCGTGCTGCGGAGCCTTGGTCCAGAGATTGAGTGGGTGGAGTCGTTTGTGACGGATGACAAGATAACGTGCGTTTACATTGCTCCGAATGCAGAGATGATCCGAGAACATGCGCAGCAGGGTGGTTTTCCGGCGGATGCGGTGATGGAGATTCGCGCAACGATCAGCCCGGCGACGGCGCAGGGTTAG
- a CDS encoding tyrosine-type recombinase/integrase: MSAQPLPAPTSTLNELVTAYLAVLANERGSSPHTLRAYERELRAFVAYIVAEQGADTRPAAIEHTRIRTYLGSLYERGLSKASAARALASIRSWFRWLARFGHVDQNVASLVSTPKLPKHLPRVPSIEQMNRVVDSFNDPKDAAASWPARDSVIFELLYGCGIRNAELTGLNLADIHWANEAILVRGKGQKQRYVPLGDAAAQAIRTYLAERQSRLAAAQRSSNALLLNLHLRSDGRLSTRSVARIVKRIAVQRGLSSDVHPHTLRHAFGTHLLEEGADLRSIQELLGHERLSTTQRYTQLTAAQLTQVYDRTHPRAK; encoded by the coding sequence ATGAGCGCTCAGCCCCTGCCTGCTCCCACCTCCACCTTGAACGAACTCGTCACCGCTTACCTCGCGGTCCTGGCCAACGAACGCGGCAGCTCGCCTCACACCCTTCGCGCCTACGAGCGAGAGCTTCGTGCCTTTGTCGCCTACATCGTAGCCGAGCAGGGAGCCGACACCCGGCCCGCTGCTATCGAGCACACGCGCATCCGCACCTATCTCGGCTCGCTCTACGAACGCGGCCTCTCCAAAGCCTCTGCCGCCCGCGCGCTCGCTTCCATTCGAAGCTGGTTCCGCTGGCTTGCCCGCTTCGGCCATGTCGATCAAAACGTTGCCTCGCTCGTGTCTACGCCCAAGCTACCCAAACATCTTCCGCGTGTCCCATCGATAGAGCAGATGAATCGCGTCGTCGATTCGTTCAATGATCCCAAAGATGCAGCCGCCAGTTGGCCGGCCCGCGACAGCGTTATCTTCGAACTGCTCTATGGCTGCGGCATCCGCAACGCCGAACTGACCGGCCTCAATCTCGCCGATATTCATTGGGCAAATGAAGCGATCCTCGTCCGCGGCAAAGGACAGAAGCAGCGCTATGTCCCACTCGGCGATGCCGCTGCGCAGGCGATTCGCACGTATCTGGCAGAGCGTCAGTCGCGTCTAGCCGCCGCCCAGCGCAGTTCCAACGCGCTGCTCCTGAATCTGCATCTGCGCAGCGACGGACGCCTCTCCACGCGCAGCGTCGCACGCATCGTCAAGCGCATCGCAGTTCAGCGCGGCCTCTCATCGGATGTACATCCTCATACGTTGCGCCACGCCTTCGGCACACATCTGCTTGAAGAAGGCGCAGATCTGCGTTCCATTCAAGAACTGCTGGGCCACGAACGCCTCAGCACCACGCAGCGCTACACCCAGCTAACCGCCGCACAACTCACGCAAGTCTACGACCGCACTCACCCCAGGGCAAAGTAA
- a CDS encoding HAD family hydrolase produces MIQTQIEIPRWTAAEMEQLVLDQKPQVAVFDCDGTLWGGDAGYSFMVWSIEQGLVSRSASDWMDTRHRAYMAGKVSERDICGQMAQVYAGLREQELRSAAAEFISKHVQMHMFAEMRQLIDKLNAQGATLWAVSSTNKWVIAEGVRQFGIPEERVLAAEVRVESGLITADIVDVPTDEGKAESLRRVGLDRPDVVFGNSIHDLAMLEIARKPFPINPSPALLEACAQRGWGYFRPQAAEGVHAGVAGE; encoded by the coding sequence GTGATACAGACACAGATTGAGATTCCCCGCTGGACGGCTGCTGAAATGGAGCAGTTGGTATTGGATCAGAAGCCACAGGTTGCGGTCTTTGATTGCGATGGCACGTTGTGGGGCGGCGACGCGGGCTACAGTTTTATGGTGTGGTCGATCGAGCAGGGGCTGGTTTCGCGCTCTGCCAGCGATTGGATGGACACACGGCACCGGGCATACATGGCAGGCAAGGTCAGCGAGCGGGATATCTGCGGCCAAATGGCGCAGGTGTATGCGGGATTGCGTGAGCAGGAATTGCGTTCCGCCGCTGCGGAGTTTATCTCCAAACATGTGCAGATGCATATGTTTGCCGAGATGCGGCAGTTGATCGACAAGCTGAATGCGCAGGGCGCGACGCTCTGGGCAGTCAGTTCGACGAACAAGTGGGTCATCGCGGAGGGTGTACGGCAGTTTGGCATTCCCGAGGAACGCGTGCTGGCGGCTGAGGTTCGAGTCGAGAGCGGGCTGATTACCGCCGATATTGTGGATGTTCCGACGGACGAGGGCAAGGCAGAATCGCTGCGGCGGGTCGGTCTGGACCGTCCGGATGTGGTTTTCGGGAATTCTATCCATGACCTGGCGATGCTGGAGATTGCTCGTAAGCCGTTTCCAATCAATCCCTCTCCGGCGTTGCTTGAGGCATGTGCGCAGCGTGGATGGGGTTACTTCAGGCCACAGGCGGCTGAGGGTGTTCACGCTGGAGTTGCCGGGGAGTGA
- a CDS encoding APC family permease, whose protein sequence is MSTLTPQSGSSSQANLVPDLPRVLGASHATAIVVGTIIGSGIFLVPTEMMLAVGSSGMVYTAWIVGGLLSLFGAMTYAELGAMMPYAGGEYVYLRGAYGDRTGFLYMWTWFAVAKPASIASVTSGLARTLGIFAVFHWLDTQAIGGPLPVMWSQLFAIAVTWLVTGLNCLGIKKAGDFQVVFTVLKGVLILVIAGFCFGSSVGAWGNFATSLPHATGGLDGFMIALIATLWAYDGWNDLAMVAGEVKRPGRNLPIALVGGLFVVGALFMATNAAIQYILPAAQIAASPRPAVAALSVVAGPAGAALVAAGMALSIFVTLNGTIMSGARIPFAAARDKLFFPQFARISPRFQSPTYSLVVQALISTALLLVLGKFQKLFELAVFAEWLFYMLTATTVFIYRRKRPEMARPYKVWGYPVLPAVFVLCSAAVLVSSYIGNLRGSLIGTGLILLGLPLYEWIRRRYQPTALAAD, encoded by the coding sequence ATGAGTACATTGACGCCCCAGTCCGGCTCTTCTTCACAAGCTAATCTTGTTCCCGATCTGCCGCGTGTGCTGGGCGCAAGCCATGCCACTGCGATTGTGGTGGGGACCATTATCGGCAGCGGTATTTTTCTTGTGCCGACCGAGATGATGCTGGCTGTTGGCTCGTCGGGGATGGTGTACACGGCGTGGATTGTGGGCGGACTGCTCTCGCTCTTTGGTGCGATGACTTACGCAGAGCTGGGCGCGATGATGCCCTATGCGGGCGGCGAGTATGTGTATCTGCGCGGGGCATACGGCGATCGCACGGGCTTCCTTTACATGTGGACGTGGTTCGCGGTGGCCAAGCCTGCTTCGATTGCTTCTGTGACGAGCGGGCTGGCGCGGACACTGGGAATTTTCGCGGTCTTTCACTGGCTGGATACGCAGGCGATTGGCGGCCCGCTGCCGGTGATGTGGTCGCAGCTTTTCGCTATCGCTGTGACATGGCTGGTCACGGGATTGAACTGCCTGGGCATCAAGAAGGCTGGCGATTTTCAGGTTGTTTTCACGGTGCTGAAGGGTGTGCTGATTCTTGTTATCGCAGGATTTTGCTTTGGTTCTTCGGTGGGCGCGTGGGGGAATTTTGCTACTTCGCTGCCACACGCTACAGGTGGGCTCGACGGATTCATGATTGCCCTGATTGCCACGCTGTGGGCATATGACGGCTGGAACGATCTGGCCATGGTGGCAGGTGAGGTTAAGAGACCTGGGCGGAATCTTCCGATTGCGTTGGTCGGTGGTCTCTTTGTTGTTGGCGCGTTGTTCATGGCGACGAATGCGGCGATCCAGTACATTTTGCCTGCCGCACAGATTGCTGCTTCGCCTAGACCGGCTGTGGCTGCACTTAGCGTGGTCGCGGGGCCTGCGGGTGCGGCGCTGGTTGCGGCGGGCATGGCTCTTAGTATTTTTGTCACGCTGAATGGAACGATCATGTCGGGTGCGCGAATTCCCTTTGCGGCTGCTCGCGATAAGTTGTTCTTTCCGCAGTTTGCGCGCATCAGTCCAAGATTTCAGAGCCCTACTTATTCCCTGGTGGTTCAGGCGCTTATTTCTACGGCGTTGTTGCTGGTGCTGGGGAAGTTTCAGAAGTTGTTTGAACTGGCGGTATTTGCGGAGTGGCTGTTTTATATGCTGACTGCTACCACGGTGTTTATCTATCGCAGAAAACGGCCAGAGATGGCGCGGCCTTATAAAGTCTGGGGATATCCGGTGCTGCCTGCGGTGTTTGTGCTTTGTTCGGCGGCGGTTCTGGTTTCAAGTTATATCGGAAACCTGCGTGGGTCATTGATTGGAACGGGGCTGATTTTATTGGGGCTGCCGCTGTATGAGTGGATACGGCGACGGTATCAGCCGACGGCTCTTGCTGCGGATTGA
- a CDS encoding (deoxy)nucleoside triphosphate pyrophosphohydrolase, translated as MRLVVAALMLRGSEVLICQRRPDQPMALQWEFPGGKIEPGEGPEAALARELNEELGIDATIGPRVTHIRHNYRHGGAVDLQFFAVYEFEGELENRIFKEVRWVKLEELPNYDFLAADRGLIRDLAAGKLL; from the coding sequence CTGCGGCTTGTGGTGGCTGCGCTGATGCTTCGCGGAAGCGAAGTGCTTATCTGTCAACGCCGACCGGATCAGCCTATGGCTTTGCAGTGGGAGTTCCCTGGCGGCAAGATCGAGCCGGGCGAGGGTCCGGAAGCGGCTCTGGCGCGTGAGCTGAACGAGGAGTTGGGCATCGATGCCACGATCGGGCCGCGTGTGACGCATATTCGCCATAATTACCGGCATGGTGGCGCGGTGGATCTACAATTCTTTGCGGTGTACGAGTTTGAGGGCGAGTTGGAAAACCGTATCTTCAAAGAAGTGCGCTGGGTAAAGCTGGAAGAACTGCCGAACTATGATTTTCTGGCTGCCGACCGAGGTTTGATTCGGGATCTGGCGGCTGGGAAGCTGCTGTAG
- the xerD gene encoding site-specific tyrosine recombinase XerD: METSRNLGLVREYLTYLRVEKGLRPLTCEAYDSDLKTFAEFLESRHGVLLTATQQDVAALLEHLRTHGIDSRSAARKLSCIRGFYKWLLLDRRIHHDPTINIESPKAWKVLPKSLAESEVNEMLQVAEMATNHPQANATALRNRAILELLYAGGLRVSEVTSLSTSDLALDSGRVLVRGKGDKERIVPLGRTALEVLEAYLRDGRPHLARARMADASRLFLSLRGMPLTRQSIWMMVKAANVSASPHTLRHSCATHMVEHGADLRSVQLLLGHADISTTQVYTHLALGRLKAVHREHHPRGKSAATRLAALESVESLGPALALEEEQP; this comes from the coding sequence ATGGAAACCTCGCGCAATCTCGGCCTCGTACGGGAATATCTCACCTACCTGCGCGTCGAAAAAGGCCTGCGCCCACTGACCTGCGAAGCCTATGACAGCGACCTCAAAACCTTCGCTGAATTCCTCGAAAGCCGCCACGGCGTACTCCTCACCGCCACCCAGCAGGATGTAGCCGCTTTACTTGAGCATCTCCGCACCCACGGCATCGACTCCCGCTCCGCCGCGCGCAAGCTGAGCTGTATTCGCGGTTTCTATAAATGGCTCCTGCTCGACCGCCGTATCCATCACGACCCCACCATCAATATCGAATCGCCCAAAGCCTGGAAAGTCCTGCCCAAGTCGCTCGCCGAGTCGGAAGTAAATGAAATGCTCCAGGTCGCCGAGATGGCCACCAACCACCCCCAGGCCAATGCCACAGCCCTGCGCAATCGCGCCATTCTCGAACTGCTCTATGCCGGCGGTCTGCGCGTCTCCGAAGTGACCAGCCTTTCCACCAGCGACCTTGCTCTCGACTCCGGCCGCGTTCTAGTTCGCGGTAAAGGAGACAAGGAGCGCATCGTACCGCTCGGTCGCACCGCCCTCGAAGTTCTCGAAGCCTATCTCCGCGATGGCCGCCCGCATCTGGCCCGCGCCCGCATGGCCGATGCTTCGCGCCTCTTTCTCTCTCTGCGCGGCATGCCCCTCACCCGCCAGTCCATCTGGATGATGGTCAAGGCCGCCAACGTCTCTGCCAGTCCGCACACCCTGCGCCACAGTTGCGCCACGCACATGGTGGAGCACGGCGCCGACCTGCGCAGCGTTCAATTGCTTCTCGGCCACGCCGACATCTCCACCACCCAGGTCTATACCCACCTGGCTCTGGGCCGCCTCAAGGCTGTTCACCGCGAACATCATCCACGCGGCAAGTCCGCAGCCACGCGCCTTGCAGCACTTGAGTCCGTAGAATCCTTAGGACCGGCCCTCGCCCTCGAAGAAGAGCAGCCATGA